A stretch of DNA from bacterium:
GTCCAGATGGTCAAGGCCGGGGTTAAGGCCATCTACCTCAGCGGGTGGCAGGTGGCCGCGGATAACAACCTGGCCGGGCAGATGTACCCCGACCTAAGCCTCTATCCGGCGAACAGCGCATCCGCCGTGATCCGGCAGATCAATAACGCCCTGCTCCGGGCCGACCAGATCGACTGGTCGGAAGGCCGCGCGGACACGCACTGGCTTGCGCCGATCGTCGCGGACGCCGAGGCCGGGTTTGGAGGGCCGCTCAACGCCTTCGAGATCATGAAGGCGATGATCGACGCCGGGGCGTCGGGCGTTCACTTCGAGGACCAGCTGGCCTCCGAGAAGAAGTGCGGCCACATGGGTGGGAAGGTCCTGGTGCCGACCGCCCAGTTCATTCGAACGCTCACCGCCGCCCGGCTCGCCGCCGATGTCCTGGACGTGCCTGCCGTCCTCATCGCGCGAACCGATGCGCTGGGAGCGACCTTGCTCACGAGCGACGTGGACCCACGTGACGGCGAGTTCCTGACCGGCGAGCGGACGCCCGAAGGCTATTTCACCGCCGCGCCGGGGCTGCGGTCGGCCGTCGCCAGAGCGTTGTCGTACGCGCCCTATGCGGATCTCCTGTGGTTCGAGACGTCCAGGCCGGACCTCGAGGAAGCCCGCCGCTTCGCGGAGGCGATCCACGACGAGTTTCCAGGCAAGCTCCTGGCCTACAACTGTTCCCCATCCTTCAACTGGAAGCGCCATCTCGACAACCGGACGATCGCCGGGTTCCAACGGGAACTCGCGGCGATGGGCTACAAGTTCCAGTTCATCACGCTCGCGGGGTTTCACGCGCTCAACGCGTCGATGTTCGAGCTCGCGAAAGGGTTCGCCGAGCAGGGCATGAGCGCATTCGTGCGACTTCAGGAGCACGAGTTCGA
This window harbors:
- the aceA gene encoding isocitrate lyase, giving the protein MSPSELTARIHDEAGVLARQWTADDRWRGIRRHYTARDVVRLRGSLRNQHTLATMGAGRLWHLLQSEEYVPALGALTGNQAVQMVKAGVKAIYLSGWQVAADNNLAGQMYPDLSLYPANSASAVIRQINNALLRADQIDWSEGRADTHWLAPIVADAEAGFGGPLNAFEIMKAMIDAGASGVHFEDQLASEKKCGHMGGKVLVPTAQFIRTLTAARLAADVLDVPAVLIARTDALGATLLTSDVDPRDGEFLTGERTPEGYFTAAPGLRSAVARALSYAPYADLLWFETSRPDLEEARRFAEAIHDEFPGKLLAYNCSPSFNWKRHLDNRTIAGFQRELAAMGYKFQFITLAGFHALNASMFELAKGFAEQGMSAFVRLQEHEFELETHGYTATRHQREVGAGYFDAVAEVIAGGASSTLALRGSTEEEQFSEVSAAPQGGGDGLG